The Caldisericaceae bacterium genome includes a region encoding these proteins:
- a CDS encoding DUF3160 domain-containing protein, with protein MKGFIKKSLLITIVIIFVFVSLGGVLIFNFFGKNTPTNNLTLIGSQFLTKSIVSANNLPSDKLDFSINAPQYQLPLNLSSIKNLNTVINKLEIKEIPDELLSKNGFVVFKTAGLLKDTKIYTAYSETAPLSPENDFTAFYRALNDNKIPVFITSDSVLHLFHIFFDLTLKQIEEKTFFNYLWDISKTLFDESVKDYETSSGELKEASKRNVAYFAVALNLLKPKEDQILTDEKLKELYCQEWMSDEECKQIIEMQKTNLNVFSKDSLLRYSFTTPSYVQDLVNKELSLIENHSGFARSPIFIYKEDYSQYVPRGHYTSKELLKNYFKALMWYGRMTFLLKGSNKIKPGETECGGYEGIISTYDAKIQTLQSSLITLHFLANEDVQKKWSSMYALTSFFVGVSDDLGPEEYGKSIAEILGKDTVNIDDLTKKLPQIESTLEKLPYEPKIYSGLGECEMVMPCPPLTDEDIQKLKVEAKELLSQTKGFRLMGQRFTIDSWAFSEIVSPYSGEYTGEKSPLPTDNLPFTYTWNDEYPDEKENRPFTWVKTLVKFCGNTGREVRGFPRGLDLMAVMGSERAYEILKEIGDTNYSDYDKKFKEIKSYFDSISYEEWNKNLYTSWLYSLKALLEPFDKGYPTFMQTKAWQDKELTTALSSWTELRHDTILYVKQSYTMAEKGGDLEEPITGYVEPMPQLYKRMINMVNIAKDGLNKLIPDEETKSGINYQLEMFLENLNRLYEISKKELTGTPLDVSDAYFIGYFGDRLEGLIKFIFREESNFKLLESSVVADVHTEGNTKLVLEEGTGFIDTMLVAVKTPEGNIHITVGPVFSYYEFKEKMEDRLTDEKWKEMLLKGNVPEEPVWVKSYKGN; from the coding sequence TTGAAAGGATTTATCAAAAAATCGTTATTGATTACCATTGTGATAATTTTTGTTTTTGTATCCTTAGGAGGAGTATTAATCTTTAACTTCTTTGGAAAAAATACGCCAACCAATAACTTAACTCTTATAGGTAGTCAATTTTTAACAAAAAGCATTGTAAGTGCAAACAACCTTCCAAGTGATAAACTTGATTTTTCTATTAATGCACCTCAATACCAACTGCCACTTAATTTATCATCAATTAAAAATCTCAATACAGTTATCAATAAGCTTGAAATTAAAGAAATTCCAGATGAATTACTTTCAAAAAATGGTTTTGTTGTGTTTAAAACCGCAGGCTTGCTTAAAGATACTAAAATATACACCGCTTACTCTGAAACTGCCCCACTTTCACCTGAAAACGATTTTACAGCCTTTTATAGAGCCTTGAACGATAACAAAATACCTGTATTTATAACTTCTGACTCAGTTCTTCACCTTTTTCACATCTTTTTTGACCTAACCCTCAAGCAAATAGAAGAAAAAACATTCTTCAATTACCTATGGGACATAAGCAAAACTTTATTTGATGAATCGGTAAAAGATTATGAAACTTCTTCAGGAGAACTTAAAGAAGCTTCTAAAAGAAACGTTGCCTACTTTGCCGTTGCCTTAAATTTACTAAAACCGAAAGAAGATCAAATTTTAACAGATGAAAAATTAAAAGAATTATACTGTCAGGAATGGATGTCAGATGAAGAGTGTAAGCAGATCATTGAAATGCAAAAAACGAATTTAAATGTTTTTTCAAAAGATTCTCTTTTACGCTACTCTTTTACAACACCTTCTTATGTTCAAGATTTGGTTAATAAAGAACTTTCTCTTATTGAAAATCACTCTGGTTTTGCACGATCACCAATATTCATCTATAAAGAAGATTATTCACAATACGTCCCAAGAGGACACTATACTTCAAAAGAATTACTTAAAAACTACTTTAAAGCCTTAATGTGGTATGGAAGAATGACTTTTCTTTTAAAAGGTTCTAATAAGATAAAACCCGGAGAAACTGAATGTGGGGGATATGAAGGGATTATATCAACTTACGATGCAAAGATTCAAACATTGCAATCTTCTCTTATTACTCTACATTTCCTTGCAAATGAAGATGTTCAGAAAAAATGGTCTTCCATGTATGCATTAACAAGCTTTTTTGTGGGAGTTTCAGATGATCTTGGACCCGAAGAGTATGGTAAAAGTATTGCTGAAATTTTAGGAAAAGATACAGTAAATATAGATGATTTAACTAAAAAACTTCCCCAAATTGAAAGCACTCTAGAGAAGCTTCCATACGAACCAAAAATTTACAGTGGGCTTGGAGAGTGTGAGATGGTAATGCCTTGTCCACCGTTAACTGACGAAGATATTCAAAAATTAAAGGTAGAGGCAAAAGAACTACTTTCACAAACAAAAGGCTTTAGATTAATGGGGCAGAGATTTACAATTGACTCTTGGGCTTTTTCTGAAATTGTATCTCCTTACTCGGGAGAATACACGGGAGAAAAATCTCCTCTTCCAACAGATAACCTGCCATTTACCTATACATGGAATGATGAATACCCTGACGAAAAAGAAAATAGGCCATTTACATGGGTTAAGACGCTCGTAAAATTCTGTGGAAACACGGGAAGAGAAGTAAGAGGATTCCCAAGAGGGCTTGATCTTATGGCAGTTATGGGCTCTGAAAGGGCTTACGAAATCTTAAAAGAGATAGGTGATACAAACTACTCAGATTACGATAAAAAATTCAAAGAAATTAAATCTTATTTTGACTCAATTTCATATGAAGAGTGGAACAAAAATCTATACACAAGTTGGCTATATTCCTTAAAGGCACTTCTTGAACCTTTTGATAAAGGATACCCTACGTTTATGCAAACTAAAGCATGGCAAGACAAAGAACTTACAACCGCACTATCTTCATGGACAGAACTTAGACACGATACAATCCTCTATGTGAAACAGAGTTATACAATGGCTGAAAAAGGTGGAGATTTAGAAGAGCCTATTACAGGTTATGTAGAACCGATGCCACAACTCTATAAAAGGATGATAAACATGGTTAACATTGCTAAAGACGGATTGAATAAATTAATTCCAGATGAAGAAACAAAATCGGGGATTAACTACCAATTGGAAATGTTTTTAGAGAACCTGAATAGACTCTACGAAATTTCTAAAAAGGAACTTACAGGCACCCCACTTGATGTAAGTGATGCCTATTTTATTGGGTATTTTGGAGACAGACTTGAAGGCTTAATTAAGTTCATTTTTAGAGAGGAATCAAACTTTAAACTTCTTGAATCTTCTGTAGTTGCAGATGTCCATACAGAGGGAAACACAAAACTTGTCCTTGAAGAAGGAACAGGTTTTATAGACACGATGCTTGTTGCCGTTAAAACTCCTGAGGGAAACATACACATTACTGTAGGACCTGTCTTTTCATATTACGAATTTAAAGAAAAAATGGAGGATAGACTCACAGACGAAAAATGGAAGGAAATGCTTTTAAAAGGAAATGTCCCTGAAGAGCCTGTATGGGTTAAATCGTATAAAGGAAACTAA
- a CDS encoding TIGR00282 family metallophosphoesterase, with protein MRVVFLGDIFAEPGRNAVKNGLRELIEKYKPNFVVANGENAAHGAGITYEIALEIHSYGVDVITGGNHTFDKKVFWDKFEMFPYLLRPANFPLGALGKGHVVIEKGGLALGVLNLQGRVEMQPIDSPFEIGMNIIKEIRKKTSYIIVDFHAEATAEKEALGYYFDGMVSAVVGTHTHVQTADEKILPNGTAYISDVGMCGVEDSVIGLDKEIAIKRFTTGMPWNFKPAEGSATLHYVVIDIDSSGLATQIERGKWKKTSNT; from the coding sequence ATGAGGGTCGTTTTTTTAGGAGATATCTTTGCAGAACCTGGGAGGAACGCAGTTAAAAATGGGTTAAGAGAACTTATAGAGAAATACAAGCCGAATTTTGTTGTTGCAAATGGTGAGAATGCTGCTCATGGTGCTGGTATAACTTACGAGATTGCTCTTGAAATTCATTCTTATGGGGTTGATGTAATAACAGGTGGAAACCACACTTTTGATAAAAAGGTCTTTTGGGATAAATTTGAAATGTTCCCGTATCTATTAAGGCCTGCAAATTTTCCATTAGGTGCTTTAGGTAAAGGCCATGTTGTGATAGAAAAAGGCGGTCTTGCTCTTGGTGTGTTGAATTTACAAGGAAGGGTGGAGATGCAACCAATTGACTCCCCTTTTGAAATTGGGATGAATATTATTAAAGAGATTAGAAAGAAGACTTCCTATATCATTGTAGATTTTCATGCCGAAGCAACAGCTGAAAAAGAGGCTTTAGGTTACTATTTTGACGGAATGGTTTCTGCTGTTGTGGGAACTCATACACATGTGCAAACGGCAGATGAAAAAATTCTTCCCAATGGAACTGCTTACATTTCAGATGTAGGCATGTGTGGAGTTGAAGACTCTGTTATAGGGCTTGATAAGGAGATTGCTATAAAGAGGTTCACAACTGGTATGCCGTGGAATTTCAAACCTGCAGAAGGAAGTGCAACATTACACTATGTTGTAATTGATATAGATTCAAGTGGATTAGCAACACAGATTGAACGGGGAAAGTGGAAAAAAACTTCAAATACTTAG
- a CDS encoding ribose-phosphate pyrophosphokinase encodes MVNTILKQDVRFFSGNSNIPLAQAIVNYLGVSLSSAIVSRFPDGEIQVRCLESVRGKDVFIIQSTQTPAENLLELLILIDAVKRASARSITAVVPFFGYARQDRKTKSREPISAKLVSNLITTAGASRVVAVDLHAAQIQGFFDIPTDNLTAMLILGKYFRELNLENPVVVAPDVGAVQRATDFAKEIPNSTQAIFVKKRLSPFEVDTTRLIGDVEGKTVILVDDAIHTGNTLINAANEVLRRGAKAVYATATHGIFAQDSLKKFEDSLIKEIVVTDTLPVLSRPDLISKVKVLSVAPLIGEAIKRIIMHESISELFEK; translated from the coding sequence ATGGTTAATACAATTCTAAAACAAGATGTAAGGTTTTTTTCAGGAAATTCTAATATACCTCTTGCTCAAGCAATAGTTAATTATCTTGGTGTTAGTTTAAGTTCTGCGATTGTTTCAAGGTTTCCTGATGGAGAAATCCAGGTTCGTTGTCTTGAAAGTGTAAGAGGTAAAGATGTCTTTATCATTCAGTCAACTCAAACTCCGGCAGAAAACCTTCTTGAACTACTTATCCTTATTGATGCTGTAAAAAGGGCTTCTGCAAGAAGTATTACTGCTGTAGTCCCCTTTTTTGGTTATGCAAGGCAAGATAGGAAAACGAAATCAAGAGAGCCAATTTCAGCAAAACTCGTTTCTAACCTTATAACAACTGCTGGTGCATCAAGAGTTGTTGCAGTTGATTTACATGCAGCCCAAATCCAAGGGTTTTTTGATATTCCAACCGATAATTTAACTGCAATGTTAATCTTAGGTAAATACTTTAGGGAACTTAACCTTGAGAATCCCGTAGTTGTTGCTCCTGATGTTGGTGCTGTGCAGAGGGCAACTGATTTTGCAAAAGAGATACCAAACTCAACTCAAGCAATTTTTGTTAAAAAAAGACTAAGTCCATTCGAGGTTGACACAACAAGGCTCATTGGAGATGTAGAAGGCAAAACTGTTATTCTTGTGGATGATGCAATACACACAGGTAATACCCTTATTAACGCAGCAAATGAGGTTTTAAGAAGAGGAGCAAAAGCAGTTTATGCAACAGCAACACATGGGATTTTTGCCCAAGATTCCTTGAAAAAATTCGAAGATTCACTCATTAAAGAAATAGTAGTTACAGATACCCTTCCTGTTTTGTCAAGACCCGATTTAATAAGTAAAGTAAAAGTTTTGAGTGTTGCCCCCCTTATTGGTGAAGCAATAAAAAGAATTATCATGCATGAGTCTATTTCTGAACTTTTTGAAAAATAG
- the amrB gene encoding AmmeMemoRadiSam system protein B — MKKQFIVIFITLIFVLSLVIFPLTLFAPKQNIEIYAGVVPHHLLASDIILNFFKNLRMDESDVIVLLSVDHFYQCNSKGVDFITTDLTNFKDFQVERGVIKGLANNFSLLENNAMLSLDHGIVDILPFLKLYFPHIKLVPVIISRSLTFEKAKQFTETLFTLSKAKTTVIASVDFSHDLPEEIAKLHDERSIRLFLNFEEEGFSNIDVDSPQALFIARYFAKLKGADSFTVIGKENSNNYLKEKQPQTTSYFSALIGKGLKEELTKKTTETFIFTGDIMLDRSVNKLMQAFGFDYPFEKITKTLSSIDYVVGNLEGPILYNKKPYIRNSLNFSFDKKTAVVLSSTHFNILSLANNHTDNSGAKGLTETREILKAHSITPIGDPLYFNDKFTYKENNTLFLAFNFTYFFDNTAIKTVQKVRETYKDAFIIVLVHWGEEYIPISSSYVRTIAHQIIDVGGDIIIGSHPHVVQEVELYHSEGRNKDSLIFYSLGNFIFDQYFSKETQMGLAVGLIKDKDYQEFILIPIDLTNSQPKLMEEKEKKLFLKELAKRSSIKIRSAIEKGVIKLPTFQG; from the coding sequence ATGAAAAAACAATTTATAGTTATCTTCATTACTTTGATATTTGTGCTCTCTTTAGTCATTTTTCCTTTAACGTTATTTGCCCCAAAACAGAATATAGAAATTTATGCAGGGGTTGTGCCGCATCACCTTCTTGCTTCAGATATCATCTTAAACTTTTTTAAAAACCTAAGGATGGATGAAAGCGATGTAATAGTTCTTCTTTCGGTAGACCATTTTTATCAGTGTAATTCAAAAGGTGTTGATTTTATAACTACAGATTTAACGAATTTTAAGGACTTTCAAGTTGAAAGAGGAGTCATCAAAGGTCTTGCAAATAATTTTTCATTGCTTGAAAATAACGCAATGCTTTCTTTAGACCATGGCATCGTCGATATACTACCATTTTTAAAACTTTACTTTCCTCATATAAAGTTGGTACCAGTTATTATCTCACGGAGTTTAACTTTTGAAAAGGCAAAACAATTCACCGAAACACTCTTCACTTTGTCAAAAGCAAAAACAACAGTTATTGCAAGTGTTGATTTTTCTCATGACCTACCTGAAGAAATTGCAAAACTCCACGATGAAAGAAGCATAAGACTTTTTCTTAATTTTGAAGAAGAAGGGTTTTCAAACATTGATGTAGATTCTCCACAGGCCCTTTTTATTGCAAGGTATTTTGCAAAATTGAAGGGTGCAGATTCCTTTACTGTAATTGGTAAAGAAAATTCCAACAACTATCTTAAAGAGAAACAGCCACAAACTACATCTTATTTTAGCGCTCTTATAGGGAAAGGCTTAAAAGAAGAACTTACCAAAAAAACAACCGAAACGTTTATTTTTACAGGTGATATCATGCTTGATAGAAGTGTTAATAAACTCATGCAAGCGTTTGGATTTGATTACCCTTTTGAAAAAATTACAAAAACTCTTTCCTCTATAGACTACGTTGTAGGGAATCTTGAAGGACCAATCCTTTACAATAAAAAACCTTACATAAGAAACTCACTTAACTTTTCATTTGACAAAAAAACTGCAGTAGTGCTGTCATCTACTCACTTCAATATTTTAAGCCTTGCAAATAACCACACCGACAATTCGGGTGCTAAAGGGCTTACAGAAACAAGAGAAATTTTAAAGGCTCATTCAATCACACCTATAGGGGATCCATTATACTTTAATGACAAATTTACATACAAAGAAAATAACACACTTTTTTTAGCTTTTAATTTTACGTATTTTTTTGATAACACTGCGATAAAAACTGTGCAAAAAGTAAGAGAAACATACAAAGATGCTTTTATAATCGTCCTTGTGCATTGGGGAGAAGAATACATTCCCATTAGTTCTTCTTATGTAAGGACAATTGCCCACCAAATCATTGATGTAGGGGGAGATATTATCATTGGCAGTCATCCACATGTTGTTCAAGAAGTAGAACTTTACCACTCAGAGGGAAGAAACAAAGATTCACTAATTTTTTATTCACTTGGTAATTTTATATTTGACCAATACTTTTCAAAAGAAACTCAGATGGGCCTTGCAGTGGGGTTAATTAAAGATAAAGATTACCAAGAATTTATACTTATCCCTATTGACTTAACAAATTCACAACCAAAATTAATGGAAGAAAAAGAGAAAAAACTATTTCTTAAAGAACTTGCAAAAAGGTCTTCAATAAAAATAAGAAGTGCAATAGAAAAAGGCGTTATAAAATTACCAACTTTTCAGGGTTAA
- the tdh gene encoding L-threonine 3-dehydrogenase codes for MKAVLKKEKGVGFVIEEIPTPSIGDDEILVKVEVASICGTDVHIYEWNDWAQNRIKPPIVVGHEFAGVVVEKGKEVKRINVGDFVSAETHIYCNHCDMCLMNHREVCRNLKIIGVDIDGAFAEYVKIPERVAWVNPKEIPHKFASIQEPLGNAVDTVLAEDISGKTVLITGAGPIGLLAIAVSRIFGATKIIATDLSNYHLEIAKKVGADVVVNPLRENIYDIVLSETHGLGVDVSLEMSGSKNALRDALKLTKYLGRVSLLGLFDKSIDIDLTNDVIFKKLRIYGITGRRIFETWETVSLLLSSKRLDVSPIITHEMKFEDIDKGIELMKSHQSGKILLYP; via the coding sequence ATGAAAGCTGTATTAAAAAAAGAGAAAGGGGTTGGTTTTGTAATAGAGGAAATTCCCACACCTTCAATTGGTGATGATGAAATACTTGTAAAGGTTGAAGTTGCTTCAATCTGTGGCACTGATGTTCATATCTACGAATGGAATGATTGGGCTCAAAATAGAATTAAACCACCTATCGTGGTCGGTCATGAATTTGCTGGTGTTGTCGTAGAGAAAGGAAAAGAAGTTAAAAGGATTAATGTTGGTGATTTTGTATCCGCAGAAACTCATATCTATTGCAATCACTGCGATATGTGCCTTATGAATCATAGAGAAGTTTGTAGAAATCTTAAAATAATTGGTGTCGATATAGACGGTGCTTTTGCAGAGTATGTAAAAATTCCTGAAAGGGTTGCCTGGGTAAACCCAAAAGAAATTCCACATAAGTTTGCCTCTATTCAAGAACCACTTGGAAATGCCGTTGATACCGTCCTTGCAGAGGACATTTCGGGAAAAACTGTCCTTATCACAGGTGCAGGCCCTATTGGTCTTCTTGCAATAGCTGTCTCAAGAATATTTGGTGCAACAAAAATCATTGCAACTGATTTATCTAACTACCATCTTGAAATTGCAAAGAAAGTTGGTGCAGATGTTGTAGTTAATCCATTGAGGGAGAACATTTACGATATTGTTTTATCAGAAACACATGGGCTTGGTGTTGATGTTTCGCTTGAAATGTCTGGAAGTAAAAACGCACTCCGTGATGCACTAAAACTTACAAAATACCTTGGAAGAGTTTCTCTTCTTGGCTTATTTGATAAATCTATAGATATCGATTTAACAAATGATGTAATCTTTAAAAAATTACGTATATATGGAATTACAGGAAGGCGTATTTTTGAAACTTGGGAAACCGTATCTTTGCTTCTTTCAAGTAAAAGGCTTGATGTATCTCCCATCATAACACACGAAATGAAGTTTGAAGATATAGACAAAGGCATTGAATTAATGAAGAGCCATCAATCGGGGAAAATTTTACTTTATCCTTAG
- a CDS encoding 50S ribosomal protein L25, translating to MKRVAINAEIRPINTKGNLKAYRMEGKIPGIVYGKIVDTFPILVDGRAFSKLSREVGRTAIFDINISGKIYPAVVKEVQIDPIKRNVIHLDFEAVDLEKPVYVNLPVVIKGESIGVKKGGILDQSLREVEVEGLLTDLPDKVEVDVTNLDIKDVIYVKDIDLGDKIKIYTDPEAVVVSVVTATEEEVAAPAPEAEGETATPQSASTQTGKGEVKEEKKEK from the coding sequence GTGAAAAGAGTTGCTATAAACGCTGAAATAAGGCCTATTAACACTAAGGGTAACTTAAAAGCTTACAGAATGGAAGGAAAAATTCCAGGTATAGTGTATGGTAAAATTGTAGATACTTTTCCTATCTTAGTAGATGGAAGGGCTTTTTCTAAACTTTCAAGGGAAGTTGGTAGGACTGCAATCTTTGATATCAACATTAGTGGGAAAATATATCCAGCCGTTGTTAAAGAGGTTCAAATAGACCCCATAAAGAGAAATGTAATCCATTTAGATTTTGAGGCTGTTGATCTTGAAAAGCCCGTTTATGTAAATTTGCCAGTCGTTATTAAAGGTGAATCTATTGGCGTGAAGAAAGGCGGCATTCTTGATCAATCCCTTCGTGAAGTCGAAGTTGAGGGGTTACTTACTGATCTTCCAGATAAAGTTGAAGTTGACGTCACAAATCTTGATATTAAAGATGTAATATACGTGAAAGACATTGATCTTGGAGATAAGATAAAAATTTATACTGACCCTGAGGCAGTTGTTGTTTCAGTAGTTACAGCTACAGAAGAAGAAGTAGCAGCACCAGCGCCTGAGGCAGAGGGAGAGACTGCTACACCTCAAAGTGCTTCAACTCAAACAGGTAAAGGCGAAGTAAAAGAAGAAAAGAAAGAGAAATAA
- a CDS encoding glycine C-acetyltransferase → MAKFDFLKNELNELKEKGTYNTIRVLESAQGPWVTINGKKMLNLCANNYLGLITNEEVKAKAKEAVDKFGVGAGAVRTIAGTLTLHEELERKLAAFKHAESVILFQSGLITNIAVIPIVVSEGDLIFSDELNHASIIDGCRLSKATIVRYKHLDVDDLKSKLEDYKDYKVRKLIVTDGVFSMDGDIAPLPQIVELGETYGAITMVDDAHGEGVLGDHGRGILSYFNLEGKVDIDVGTLSKAFGVIGGYVAGSQTLIDYLKQRARPFLFSTPLSPADTAALIKVVDILQEDDSLVKKLWENGNYIKEQLKSYGFNIGHSQTPITPVIIGDEKTTMEFSKLLFEEGIFAQGIVFPTVPRGTARIRVMVSAAHSKEDIDFGIKKFVEIGKTLGVIK, encoded by the coding sequence ATGGCAAAATTTGATTTTTTAAAAAATGAATTAAACGAACTTAAAGAAAAGGGGACTTATAACACCATAAGAGTGCTTGAAAGTGCACAAGGTCCTTGGGTTACGATCAACGGTAAAAAGATGCTAAATTTATGTGCAAATAATTATCTGGGGCTTATTACAAACGAAGAAGTAAAAGCTAAAGCAAAAGAAGCAGTTGACAAATTTGGCGTTGGAGCAGGGGCTGTTAGAACGATTGCAGGCACCTTAACTTTACATGAGGAACTTGAAAGGAAACTTGCAGCCTTCAAACATGCTGAATCGGTAATACTTTTCCAATCAGGCCTTATCACAAACATTGCAGTTATCCCTATTGTTGTTTCTGAAGGGGATTTAATATTTTCTGATGAGTTAAACCACGCTTCAATTATTGATGGCTGTAGATTGAGTAAAGCAACTATTGTAAGATACAAGCATCTTGATGTAGATGACCTTAAATCAAAGTTAGAAGACTACAAGGACTATAAAGTAAGAAAGTTGATTGTAACAGACGGTGTTTTTAGTATGGATGGAGATATTGCTCCACTTCCACAGATTGTTGAACTGGGAGAGACTTATGGAGCAATTACCATGGTTGATGATGCTCACGGTGAAGGTGTATTGGGAGACCATGGAAGGGGAATATTGAGTTATTTTAACCTTGAAGGAAAAGTTGATATTGATGTTGGAACTTTATCAAAGGCTTTTGGAGTTATAGGTGGATATGTAGCAGGAAGCCAAACTTTAATTGATTATTTAAAACAAAGAGCAAGACCATTTCTATTTTCTACCCCATTAAGTCCTGCAGATACTGCCGCTTTAATCAAAGTGGTTGATATTTTGCAAGAAGATGATTCTTTAGTCAAAAAACTCTGGGAAAATGGAAATTACATAAAGGAACAACTAAAATCATACGGTTTTAATATTGGACACTCTCAAACACCGATTACTCCTGTTATTATTGGAGATGAAAAAACAACTATGGAGTTTAGTAAATTGTTGTTTGAAGAAGGTATTTTTGCTCAAGGTATTGTTTTCCCAACTGTGCCAAGAGGGACAGCAAGAATAAGGGTAATGGTTTCTGCAGCCCATTCAAAAGAAGACATCGATTTTGGAATAAAGAAATTTGTAGAGATTGGCAAGACTTTGGGGGTTATAAAATGA
- the glmU gene encoding bifunctional UDP-N-acetylglucosamine diphosphorylase/glucosamine-1-phosphate N-acetyltransferase GlmU — MITSIVLGAGIGKRMHSKLPKVLHKICGRELIFYAIDAVKQISDGGVIVVINEKMDANLFSDYSVRIQKEPLGTADAVKVAISDLDTDIALITTGDNPLLEPNDILEFYKFFKETNSDIAFISAEADNPSNLGRVIKSEGKFIKIVEEADASDEEKKIKEINVGVYFAKFSILKNLIQKISNKNAQGEYYLTDILYKALEEKFNVSVYKLPKKLPIYGVNNRIELSMAEEIIQKKIIEKHMLNGVTIHNPQTQKIDYSVEIGEDVELLPGCILEGKTKIESDCIIGPYTQIINSHISKKSSVKQSVVIESYVGENCSIGPFAYVRPENILSNNVKIGTFVEVKKSHFGENTKVPHLSYIGDATVGKNVNIGAGTITCNYSGLEGNKKNPTYIEDEVFIGSHSTLVAPLIIRKGAYTAAGSVITDEVEEDSLAIGRARQVNKVGWVKRRKEQNG; from the coding sequence ATGATTACTTCAATAGTTCTCGGTGCAGGTATTGGCAAGAGAATGCACTCAAAACTCCCTAAAGTCCTCCATAAGATATGTGGAAGAGAACTAATTTTTTATGCAATTGATGCCGTTAAACAAATTTCAGATGGCGGCGTAATTGTTGTTATCAATGAAAAAATGGATGCTAATCTTTTTTCTGATTACTCTGTAAGGATTCAGAAAGAGCCTTTAGGCACTGCTGATGCAGTAAAAGTTGCCATTTCCGATTTGGATACAGATATTGCCTTAATAACAACAGGTGATAATCCACTTCTTGAACCAAACGATATTTTGGAGTTTTATAAATTTTTTAAAGAAACTAACTCAGATATTGCTTTTATTTCTGCTGAAGCCGACAACCCATCTAATTTAGGAAGAGTAATAAAAAGTGAAGGGAAATTTATTAAGATTGTAGAAGAAGCCGATGCAAGTGATGAAGAAAAGAAAATAAAGGAGATTAACGTTGGCGTATATTTTGCAAAATTCAGTATCCTTAAAAACTTAATACAGAAAATTTCAAACAAAAATGCACAAGGAGAATACTACTTAACAGACATTTTATATAAGGCGTTGGAAGAGAAGTTTAACGTTTCGGTTTACAAACTACCTAAAAAACTTCCAATATATGGAGTAAATAATCGAATTGAGTTATCAATGGCAGAAGAAATTATCCAAAAAAAGATTATAGAAAAGCACATGCTAAATGGCGTTACCATCCACAATCCACAAACGCAGAAAATTGATTATTCTGTTGAAATTGGTGAGGATGTAGAGTTGCTCCCTGGTTGTATTTTAGAAGGTAAAACAAAGATTGAAAGTGATTGTATTATTGGTCCTTATACACAGATAATTAACTCCCATATTTCTAAAAAAAGTTCTGTTAAGCAATCTGTTGTTATTGAGTCTTACGTTGGTGAGAATTGCTCAATTGGACCTTTTGCCTATGTAAGACCAGAAAATATTTTATCAAACAATGTAAAAATTGGGACTTTTGTTGAAGTAAAAAAATCACACTTTGGTGAAAATACAAAAGTGCCACATCTGTCATATATTGGAGATGCAACAGTTGGAAAGAATGTAAATATTGGAGCAGGGACAATCACGTGTAATTACTCTGGATTAGAAGGAAATAAGAAAAATCCAACTTACATTGAAGATGAAGTATTTATTGGTTCGCATTCAACCCTCGTTGCTCCACTTATTATTAGAAAAGGGGCCTATACAGCGGCAGGCTCTGTTATAACTGACGAAGTTGAAGAAGATTCACTTGCAATTGGAAGAGCACGGCAAGTAAATAAAGTAGGGTGGGTTAAGAGGAGGAAAGAACAAAATGGTTAA